The following are encoded in a window of Methylicorpusculum oleiharenae genomic DNA:
- a CDS encoding alpha/beta hydrolase, producing the protein MTSTLDYVEQLPESVHRYSIIWIHGLGADGHDFEGITPALDLHDAGVHFIFPHAPLQPVTINGGMVMRAWYDIMEMTLIRKVDEQGIYASSDAIHELIQMEINKGIPSENIVLAGFSQGGVIALHAGLRFPQRLGGIVALSTYLPTIPQLETEAAETNKTTPILMVHGTADPVVAIQAGKMARDGLIALGYRIQWLEFAMQHEVIYQEIDAIKKFIKQCFNQ; encoded by the coding sequence ATGACAAGCACTTTAGACTATGTAGAACAATTGCCGGAATCCGTTCATCGTTATTCCATTATATGGATTCATGGATTGGGAGCCGATGGGCATGACTTTGAGGGTATAACACCCGCACTGGACCTCCATGATGCCGGTGTTCATTTTATTTTTCCTCATGCTCCGCTGCAACCGGTTACGATCAATGGCGGAATGGTCATGCGTGCCTGGTATGACATCATGGAAATGACGCTGATCCGGAAAGTTGATGAACAAGGTATTTACGCCTCGTCAGATGCCATCCATGAGCTGATCCAAATGGAAATCAATAAAGGTATTCCTTCCGAAAATATAGTGCTCGCCGGATTTTCACAAGGCGGCGTCATTGCGTTGCATGCAGGTCTGCGCTTTCCGCAGAGACTGGGCGGCATTGTTGCGCTATCGACCTATTTGCCGACAATTCCCCAGCTTGAAACCGAAGCAGCTGAAACAAACAAAACCACGCCGATTTTGATGGTTCATGGTACGGCCGATCCTGTGGTCGCTATTCAGGCGGGCAAAATGGCGCGTGACGGTTTGATTGCATTAGGTTATCGGATCCAATGGCTGGAATTTGCGATGCAGCACGAAGTGATTTATCAGGAAATTGATGCGATCAAAAAATTCATAAAACAGTGTTTCAATCAGTGA
- a CDS encoding protein YgfX, producing the protein MNPRFQQSLHLQINSSHWQLRFIRLVHLLALSAVLLASLSIWIKAMLILCLVVSGFIYSQRTANPKNKMAVRFSDANGWQIDAGNGFEAIQIRPSTVITPWLIVLHYTVVSRKLYVPIFCDALKTADFRKLLVQLKVSGLG; encoded by the coding sequence ATGAATCCACGTTTCCAGCAATCCCTGCATCTTCAAATCAATTCCTCTCACTGGCAACTGCGCTTTATCCGCCTAGTTCATTTGCTGGCCCTATCTGCCGTATTATTGGCTTCATTGTCTATCTGGATTAAGGCTATGCTGATCCTTTGTTTGGTAGTTAGCGGTTTTATCTATTCGCAACGAACAGCCAATCCCAAGAATAAAATGGCCGTTAGATTCAGCGATGCAAACGGTTGGCAAATTGATGCCGGAAACGGTTTTGAAGCCATTCAAATTCGCCCGTCTACCGTAATAACACCCTGGCTCATTGTGCTTCATTACACGGTAGTCAGTCGTAAACTTTACGTACCCATTTTTTGCGATGCTCTGAAAACCGCCGATTTCAGAAAATTACTTGTGCAGCTTAAAGTCAGCGGACTCGGTTAG
- the rnhA gene encoding ribonuclease HI produces MSESVIIYTDGACKGNPGPGGWGVILAYKGKEKELHGGEALTTNNRMELMAAIKALEELSRPCEVVLNTDSKYVLQGITEWLPNWKKRGWKTAAKKPVKNEDLWRRLDQALIQHKVEWQWIKGHSGDPGNDRADQLANLGIESLKQTVTG; encoded by the coding sequence ATGTCTGAATCAGTCATCATTTATACCGATGGAGCCTGTAAAGGCAATCCCGGTCCGGGAGGCTGGGGCGTTATACTCGCCTATAAAGGTAAGGAAAAGGAGCTGCATGGCGGTGAAGCTTTGACAACCAACAACCGTATGGAACTCATGGCTGCCATTAAGGCGCTGGAAGAACTGAGTCGTCCTTGTGAGGTTGTATTGAATACCGATTCCAAATACGTTCTACAAGGTATTACCGAGTGGCTGCCCAACTGGAAAAAAAGAGGGTGGAAAACCGCGGCTAAAAAACCGGTCAAAAATGAAGATTTATGGCGCAGGCTAGATCAGGCGCTCATTCAGCATAAGGTGGAATGGCAGTGGATCAAGGGCCATTCCGGTGATCCCGGCAATGACCGGGCCGATCAGCTCGCTAATCTGGGTATTGAATCACTCAAGCAAACTGTTACCGGTTAA
- the dnaQ gene encoding DNA polymerase III subunit epsilon → MSRQVVLDTETTGLNPQEGHRIIEIGCVELVNRRLTGRHFHVYINPQRVIDSGAIEVHGITNEFLTDKPLFTDIADDFIQFIKESELIIHNAPFDVGFINHEFALLDKTLGTVNQYSEVFDTLTFARKKHPGQRNSLDALCKRYGIDNSHRELHGALLDAEILAEVYLLMTGGQSSLLEEATDSGQEQTNLQVKRVLADRKPLAIIYCNEDELQQHQARLAAIEKASGNCLWK, encoded by the coding sequence ATGAGCAGACAAGTCGTACTGGATACCGAAACGACCGGATTAAATCCCCAGGAAGGTCATCGCATCATTGAAATCGGTTGTGTTGAATTGGTCAACCGGCGCTTAACCGGGCGGCATTTTCATGTCTACATCAATCCGCAACGTGTGATTGATAGCGGCGCGATTGAAGTGCACGGTATCACCAATGAATTTTTGACCGATAAGCCGTTGTTTACCGACATTGCAGATGATTTTATCCAGTTCATTAAAGAATCTGAATTGATAATCCATAACGCGCCTTTTGACGTAGGTTTTATCAACCACGAATTTGCTTTGCTGGATAAGACTCTAGGCACCGTTAACCAATACAGCGAAGTATTTGACACATTGACCTTTGCCCGCAAAAAGCATCCCGGACAGCGCAATAGTCTGGATGCTCTGTGTAAGCGTTATGGTATAGATAACAGCCATAGAGAGCTACACGGCGCATTGCTGGATGCCGAAATTCTTGCCGAAGTTTATTTATTGATGACCGGTGGGCAATCTTCGCTATTGGAAGAAGCCACGGACAGCGGGCAAGAGCAAACAAATCTGCAAGTAAAACGGGTTTTAGCGGACCGCAAACCGTTAGCCATCATCTACTGTAATGAAGACGAACTTCAGCAGCATCAGGCCCGGTTGGCCGCCATAGAAAAAGCAAGCGGCAATTGTTTGTGGAAATAG
- a CDS encoding class I SAM-dependent methyltransferase: MKRKFLFGWYQTPRGKLLQEVEASFIKRSITVSCKQKILQIGGLGWEEEFIDCDLYDITILDVNGLGCPKAKKLRAKAYALPIQSESIDLILLPHLLEFDAHRFQTMREIERVLKSEGHLVIINFNPWSFWVRYQYMWDIRLADSFLGHFISKKRVLDWLRLLNFEAKAISDLTIDKDKPRPVDVDGGFVSLFATSYAIRAIKRRYNLIPFTPVTVKKSGFAIAGNMESSQRSQDNV, from the coding sequence ATGAAGCGTAAATTTTTATTCGGCTGGTATCAAACGCCAAGAGGAAAGCTCTTGCAAGAGGTCGAAGCTTCTTTTATTAAGCGTTCAATAACAGTGAGTTGCAAACAAAAAATATTGCAGATAGGTGGGTTGGGCTGGGAAGAGGAGTTTATTGATTGCGATTTATACGATATTACAATTCTCGATGTAAACGGCCTGGGATGCCCAAAAGCGAAGAAATTAAGGGCAAAAGCCTATGCTTTGCCCATTCAAAGCGAAAGTATTGATTTGATTTTGCTGCCGCATCTGCTGGAATTCGATGCTCATCGCTTTCAAACCATGCGCGAAATAGAGCGGGTATTAAAGTCGGAAGGTCACTTGGTTATTATCAACTTTAATCCCTGGAGCTTTTGGGTGCGTTATCAATATATGTGGGATATCCGATTGGCGGATTCCTTTTTGGGTCACTTCATCAGTAAAAAACGAGTACTCGATTGGTTGCGCTTACTTAACTTTGAGGCCAAGGCTATTTCCGATCTGACTATTGATAAAGATAAGCCCAGGCCTGTCGATGTGGACGGCGGCTTTGTTTCTTTGTTTGCCACATCCTATGCAATCAGAGCGATTAAAAGGCGCTACAATCTGATTCCATTTACTCCGGTCACTGTTAAAAAATCAGGTTTTGCCATTGCCGGTAACATGGAATCCTCGCAAAGATCACAAGATAATGTCTGA